The Lentimicrobiaceae bacterium DNA window TAATCTGAAAACCATTATTTCAGATAAAGGATTAGACAAAGATGTACAAGTGATAATGACAGGTTGCTTCGGCTTTTGTGAAAAAGGTCCAATCGTTAAGGTGATGCCCGACAACACTTTCTACACCGAAGTAAAACCAGGCGATGCCCGCGAAATCATAGAAGAACACATCATCAAAGGACGTAAAGTTCAGCGATTGCTTTATACCGACCCTGAAAAAAGGGAACACGTAAGCGATTCAAAACACATGGGCTTCTATAAAAAACAGTTACGAATAGCACTACGCAACTGCGGTTTCATCGACCCGGAAAACATTGACGAATACATCGCCCGCGAAGGTTACCAGGCATTGGGAACCTGCCTTTCGGAACATACACCCGAACAGGTGATTGATATTATCAAAAAAGCTGGATTGCGCGGACGTGGCGGTGCCGGTTTCCCTACCGGTTTAAAATGGGAAATCACCCGCAAATCAGTGAATGAACAAAAATACGTGGTTTGTAATGCCGATGAAGGCGACCCCGGTGCATTTATGGACCGTTCCATCCTCGAAGGCGACCCCCACAGCGTAATTGAAGCAATGGCTATCTGCGGTTACTGTATTGGTGCTGATAAAGGATTGGTTTACATACGTGCAGAATATCCTCTTGCTATTGAACGTTTGAAAATCGCTATCAAACAATCTCGTGAATACGGATTGTTAGGTAAAGACATTTTAGGTTCCGGTTTTAATTTTGATATTGAGCTGCGTTATGGAGCCGGTGCTTTTGTTTGCGGTGAAGAAACTGCTCTTATCCATTCTATGGAAGGTTTGCGTGGCGAACCCACCCTGAAACCACCATTCCCTTCCGTTTCCGGTTACCTTGGCAAGCCTTCCAACGTAAACAACGTGGAAACTTTTGCCAACATCCCCGTAATCATAAACAAAGGTGCCGACTGGTTTTCTTCTATCGGAACTGAAAAATCCAAAGGCACCAAAGTATTTGCCCTTGCAGGAAAAATCAATAATGTTGGTTTGATTGAAGTTCCGATGGGAACTACCCTTCGCGAAGTGATTTTTGAAATTGGCGGTGGCATTAAAGACGGAAAGAAATTTAAAGCCGTACAAACCGGTGGACCTTCAGGTGGTTGCTTAACCGAAAAACACCTCGATATTCCCATTGATTATGAAAACCTCGTAGCCAATGGTTCTATGATGGGTTCGGGCGGAATGATAGTGATGGACGAGGACAACTGTATGGTTTCCATTGCCCGTTTCTACCTCGATTTTACCATTGAAGAATCCTGTGGAAAATGTACACCTTGCCGTATCGGCAATAAACGCCTCGGAGAAATTCTCGACGAAATAATCAAAGGTAACGGCACCATGGAAGATCTTAACAAGCTCCGCAACCTGGGACAAGTGATTAAAGATGCTTCTCTCTGCGGATTAGGACAAACCTCTCCCAACCCAGTACTTTCCACCATGGATAACTTCTGGGACGAATACATTGCTCACGTTCAGGATAAAAAATGTCCTTCGGGTCAGTGTAAAGCCCTGCTCCAGTATATTATTGATGCTGAGAAATGCGTTGGTTGTACCGCTTGTGCCCGTAATTGTCCTGTAAATGCAATCACAGGTGAACGTAAAATGGCACATCTTATTGACCAAAGCATTTGTATCAAATGCGGTGCCTGCTACGAAAGATGTAAATTTGATGCTATTGAAATTAAATAAAGAAAGGTAAAAGAGATGGAACTTATCAAATTAACCATAGATAATAAACCCGTTGAAGTACAGCCGGGAACAACCCTGCTGAAGGCTGCCCGACAGGTAGGCATTGAAATCCCCACAATGTGTTACTTCGACCTGGGTGATATGAAAATTGAAAACAAACCGGGCGGATGCCGCCTGTGTGTAGTGGAAGTGGAAGGACGTCGCAACCTGGCTCCTGCCTGTGCTACCGATTGTACACCCGGAATGGTTGTTCGTACACACAACCTCAGGGTTATGAATGCACGTCGTACCATCATGGAACTGATGCTCAGCGACCACCCTGCCGATTGTCTCATCTGCCCCAAATCGGGTAATTGCGAGTTGCAAGACATGGCTCACAAACTTGGCATTCGCGAAATTCCCTTCCAGGGCGAAAAATCAACCTACCGTAAGGATACCTCGCCTGCCATTATCCGCGATGTGGACAAATGCATCATGTGCCGCCGCTGCGAAATGATGTGCAACGAAGTACAGTCCGTAGGCGCTCTTTCGGGTGTAAACCGTGGTTTTATGGCAGTTGTGGCTCCCGCTTTCGAAATGAACCTCGAAAAATCGGTTTGTACTTATTGCGGACAATGCGTTTCGGTATGCCCAACAGGTGCTCTTACCGAAGTTGACCACACCCGTAACATCATCCGCGCCCTTGCCGACCCAACCAAAACCGTAATTGTACAAACAGCTCCTGCCGTTCGCGCCGCTCTGGGCGAAGAATTCGGTATGGAACCCGGAACTCTTGTTACCGGCAAAATGGCTGCAGCTCTGCGCCGCCTTGGGTTCAAATATGTTTTCGATACCGACTTTGCTGCCGACCTTACCATCATGGAAGAAGGAACCGAACTTCTGGGTCGCCTCTCGGCTTTCCTCGAAGGCGACAAATCAGTAAAACTTCCTATTCTTACTTCCTGCTGCCCAGGCTGGGTGAAATTTTTTGAAACCAATTTTCCCGAAATGCTTGACATTCCGTCAACAGCAAAATCGCCACAGCAGATGTTCGGCGCCATTGCAAAAACATATTTTGCCAACAAAATCAATGTTGACCGCAAGAACCTCATTGTTGTTTCGGTGATGCCATGCCTTGCCAAAAAATATGAATGCACACGTCCCGAATTTTCAACCGATGGCGATCCTGATGTAAATTACTCCATTTCTACCCGCGAGTTGGCTCACCTCATCAAGCAGTTAAATATTGATTTCGACACATTGCCCGAAGAAGATTTCGACAAACCGCTTGGCGAGTCAACCGGTGCTGCCGTTATTTTTGGTACCACAGGCGGTGTTATTGAAGCTGCCGTTCGTACTGCTTATGAAGTATATACAGGAAAACAACTCGAAAAAGTTGACTTTGAACAGTTGCGCGGACTGAAAAGCGTACGCCATGCTACTGTTGATCTCAACGGTTTTGAACTACACATAGGCATTGCACATGGACTGGGCAACGCACGCAAACTTCTCGAAGACATTCGCGCAGGCAAAAGCCAATTCCATGCTATCGAAATCATGGCTTGCCCCGGTGGTTGCATTGGCGGTGGCGGTCAGCCTTTCCATCATGGACACGATTCTATACTGAAGGCTCGCCAGAAAGCCATTTACCAGGAAGATGTTAATAAGCCTCTTCGTAAATCGCACGAAAATCCGGACATCATCAAACTGTATGAAGAATTTTTGGGGAAACCGTTGAGCGAAAAATCGCATCATTTGCTACATACCCATTATTTCGACAGAAGTAAACAAGTTATAATTAACGATTAAGGAGAAACAACTCATGGCAAATATAAAATTATCAGAAAATAAAATAGCCGAACTTAAGGCTGTTTGCAAGGAGTTCAACAACGAAAAAGGTGAACTCATCAACGTATTGCATAAAGCACAAGGCATCTTTGGATACTTGCCTGCCGAAGTGCAGGAAGTGGTTTCGCGCGAGCTGAACGTTCCCCTTGCTACCGTTTACGGTGTAGTATCGTTCTACTCCTTTTTCTCAATGACTCCTAAGGGTGAATATCCCATTTCCATCTGCCTGGGAACTGCCTGCTACGTTCGTGGTGCCGAAAAAGTACTCGAAGAGTTCAAACGCATACTGAATGTTAACGTAGGCGATACCACTCCCGATGGTAAGTTCTCACTGAGTTGCCTGCGCTGCGTAGGTGCCTGCGGACTGGCGCCGGTAGTAATGATAGGCGAAAAAGTTTACGGACGCGTTGCCCCTGACGGCGTTAAGGACATCATCGCCGAATACATAAAATAATAATTCTGCTTTTTTAATCCCTCACATTCCCGGACATCATGTATGTTTCGGGAATGTTTTTTTATTGGAAATAAAAAGTTGGAAAATAGGGTTTCCCCTTTAAAATAGACTGACATCGTTTTTGTGCCAATCAGGTGGTGCAAAGTTTGCAAACTTCGCATCTCGGCAGTTTATATAAAAATCACCTCGGATACAAAAATTCAATTTTCCGTATGGAGATAATCCTATTGAAGATTTTGCTGGTTAAAAGGTTTTGCCGATTATGGAATAAGGTTTATCGGATATTTTAATGCTTATATATATTTGTAGTCGTTTTTCCCTGTAAAAACATGTTTTACTCATTTTTATGGTTAATTTTACCATCATTATGAATAATGATTTGTAAATAACATATCTTTTTAATTAATAATTAAATACAACGCTAAATTGTTTTAGTATGAAAAAATTTTTACTGATAGTTTTGATGAGTTTCCTGTTTGCAGGAGCTATCTGTTCGCAGGAAGAGGCAAGGTTGATGCGTTTCCCTGCCATGCACGGCAACCAGGTTGTGTTTACCTATGCCGGTGACTTGTACACGGTGAACCTGAATGGCGGCTTAGCCCGTAAACTCACCAACGATGCGGGCTACGAAATGTTTGCCCACATCTCGCCGGATGGTAAATACATTGCCTTTACCGCCCAGTACGACGGAAATACCGAAGTGTATGTAATACCTTCGGAAGGTGGCACGCCTAAACGTTTAACCTACACTGCAACTCTGGGTCGCGACGACATTTCCGACCGCATGGGTCCCAACAACATCGTGATGGCATGGACTAACGATAGCAAAAATATCATTTATCGTTCGCGCAAGCAATCGTGGAACGATTTTGTAGGGCAGCTTTTCATGGTTTCCATTGATGGCGGGCTGTCGAAAGAGCTTCCCCTTTCTTCAGGAGGTTTTTGTTCTTATTCGCCTGACGGCAAAAAGCTGGCTTTTAACCGTGTGTTCCGCGAATTCCGTACATGGAAATACTACACCGGCGGCATGGCCGACGACATCCGTATCTTTGATTTTGATACACAAAAAATCACTAAAGTTACCGACAACGATAACCAGGATATTTTCCCTATGTGGCGTGGCGACGACATCTATTTCTGCTCCGACCGCGACCGCACCATGAATCTTTTTGTTTTCAACACCAAAACAAACCAAACCCGTAAGATTACCAGCTACACGGATTATGACGTTAAATTTCCTACCCTTGGCGACAAAGGAATCATTTATGAAAATGCCGGTTACCTCTGGGTTTACGATTTTGGCACACAAAAAATATCCAAAGTAAATGTAAAGATTGAAGACGATTTTGTTACCGGAAGGGATAAACTGAAAGATGCTTCCAAGTTTATCAATAATGCCGACATTTCGCCGGATGGAAACCGTATTGTACTGGGTGCCCGTGGTGATGTTTTCACCGTTCCTTACAAAGACGGGATCACCCGTAACATTACCCAGAGTTCAAGCGCCAACGACCGTAGTGCCTGCTGGTCGCCGGATGGAAAATGGATAGCTTACCTATCCGACAAGAGTGGTGAGTTTGAAATCTACATTCAGAAACAGGACGGAAGCGAAGCCCCTGTACAGATAACCACAGGTGCCGATACCTATAAATTCAATATCCAATGGTCGCCCGACAGCAAGAAAATAATGTGGAACGACAAAATGCTCCGCCTACAATACGTGGACATCGAAAGCAAACAGGT harbors:
- a CDS encoding NADH-dependent [FeFe] hydrogenase, group A6, whose amino-acid sequence is MELIKLTIDNKPVEVQPGTTLLKAARQVGIEIPTMCYFDLGDMKIENKPGGCRLCVVEVEGRRNLAPACATDCTPGMVVRTHNLRVMNARRTIMELMLSDHPADCLICPKSGNCELQDMAHKLGIREIPFQGEKSTYRKDTSPAIIRDVDKCIMCRRCEMMCNEVQSVGALSGVNRGFMAVVAPAFEMNLEKSVCTYCGQCVSVCPTGALTEVDHTRNIIRALADPTKTVIVQTAPAVRAALGEEFGMEPGTLVTGKMAAALRRLGFKYVFDTDFAADLTIMEEGTELLGRLSAFLEGDKSVKLPILTSCCPGWVKFFETNFPEMLDIPSTAKSPQQMFGAIAKTYFANKINVDRKNLIVVSVMPCLAKKYECTRPEFSTDGDPDVNYSISTRELAHLIKQLNIDFDTLPEEDFDKPLGESTGAAVIFGTTGGVIEAAVRTAYEVYTGKQLEKVDFEQLRGLKSVRHATVDLNGFELHIGIAHGLGNARKLLEDIRAGKSQFHAIEIMACPGGCIGGGGQPFHHGHDSILKARQKAIYQEDVNKPLRKSHENPDIIKLYEEFLGKPLSEKSHHLLHTHYFDRSKQVIIND
- a CDS encoding NADH-quinone oxidoreductase subunit NuoF, with protein sequence MAKFKFHLLVCGGTGCRASASEEIFNNLKTIISDKGLDKDVQVIMTGCFGFCEKGPIVKVMPDNTFYTEVKPGDAREIIEEHIIKGRKVQRLLYTDPEKREHVSDSKHMGFYKKQLRIALRNCGFIDPENIDEYIAREGYQALGTCLSEHTPEQVIDIIKKAGLRGRGGAGFPTGLKWEITRKSVNEQKYVVCNADEGDPGAFMDRSILEGDPHSVIEAMAICGYCIGADKGLVYIRAEYPLAIERLKIAIKQSREYGLLGKDILGSGFNFDIELRYGAGAFVCGEETALIHSMEGLRGEPTLKPPFPSVSGYLGKPSNVNNVETFANIPVIINKGADWFSSIGTEKSKGTKVFALAGKINNVGLIEVPMGTTLREVIFEIGGGIKDGKKFKAVQTGGPSGGCLTEKHLDIPIDYENLVANGSMMGSGGMIVMDEDNCMVSIARFYLDFTIEESCGKCTPCRIGNKRLGEILDEIIKGNGTMEDLNKLRNLGQVIKDASLCGLGQTSPNPVLSTMDNFWDEYIAHVQDKKCPSGQCKALLQYIIDAEKCVGCTACARNCPVNAITGERKMAHLIDQSICIKCGACYERCKFDAIEIK
- a CDS encoding NAD(P)H-dependent oxidoreductase subunit E, encoding MANIKLSENKIAELKAVCKEFNNEKGELINVLHKAQGIFGYLPAEVQEVVSRELNVPLATVYGVVSFYSFFSMTPKGEYPISICLGTACYVRGAEKVLEEFKRILNVNVGDTTPDGKFSLSCLRCVGACGLAPVVMIGEKVYGRVAPDGVKDIIAEYIK